The genomic region cctgtcatctccacattttcaaaataaatagttCAAGCCTAAAAGTGACAGTGACCTCTGAGGTTTATAAaggatgtctttttctttccccttctctcaggGCTAAGCAACATCATCGGCATCATAGTTTATATATCAGCCAACGCTGGAGACCCTGGGCAGCGCGACTCCAAAAAGAGCTACTCCTACGGGTGGTCCTTTTACTTCGGAGCCTTCTCTTTCATCATCGCGGAAATTGTGGGGGTTGTCGCCGTGCACATCTATATAGAAAAGCATCAGCAGTTACGTGCCAAATCCCACTCGGAGCTCCTGAAGAAATCTACCTTCGCTCGCCTTCCACCCTACAGGTATAGATTTCGGAGGCGGTCGAGTTCCCGCTCCACGGAACCCAGATCCCGAGACCTGTCCCCCATCAGCAAAGGCTTCCACACCATCCCTTCCACTGACATCTCAATGTTCACCCTCTCCCGGGACCCCTCAAAGATCACCATGGGGACCCTCCTCAACTCTGACCGGGACCACGCTTTTCTACAGTTCCACAACTCCACGCCCAAAGAGTTCAAAGAATCGTTGCATAATAATCCGGCCAACAGGCGCACCACGCCGGTCTGAACTGACCTCGGCCCTCTGCCCTCCGCCCCAGCACAGCCCGGGGGGACGTGGACAGAGGCGTCTCTGAGGTTGCATGGCATGGTCCTCGTGATGGTATTACTTTTTACAAAGAATGAAACCAAATGGACTCAGCCCTCTCCCACACTTTgctcctccacccaccccccaggTCCTAACCTGTCCATCCCTTCCTCCACTTATCAAGCCAATCCCATGATGTcgtttctctctgtgtgtatctgtgacagatgttttcctctcttccttctttactGGAAGGACCTCCTCATTCTTCCCTCCTTGGAAGAGGACTTTACTCAAAGTCACAGGtggtggctgggggaggggggcggtgcgGGGTCTCCAAATCCCCAGGTGTGTGCGCAGGTGTCCCCATTGTCCACTCATGCAAATCCTCAGGCCACTTAACCGCCCAGGTGGCCCGGACAGAGGCATTCACCTTTCCGTGTTAGAATAACATGACCAGAAATCAAAGATGTCAGAGCCCCGAAGCAGCTAATGTAATAAGCACTCATGTATTAAAGGTTTTGCCTTGTTGTAACTCACGGAGCTGGGGTGCTTTGTTTCTTCTGGGTAATTCCTACACAAACTCACTGCCCTGCCCTCAAGCTGGCTCATGTCCATGTTGAAAGCTGAGCTTTGCTCATCCACACTCCAGTCACTGGGAAGGATCCTCCTTCCCCTCTTGAGGACAGCACGGTGCCCTCACCAACGGCAGATGTAATGCCCTCACCAATGTAACCCTCACCTGAATCCCCAGAAGCTACTGGGGGCAAACATGTGTTCAGAAATCTAGCTCTGGTACCCAGCAGCTCTAGGAACTGGGGAAAGTCCACCTGACCCTCAAGCCTAggccttctcatctgtaaaatggagcatGGTACAGTACTCTCCTTGACAGAGTTGTGAAGCTTAAATAAAACATCTTGTATAAAATGATTAGCACACAAAAAAAATGATTAGCACATTACACATAATCAGTATGTATGCTTTTTACCTTATGGATGAACTCTGGGTAGAATG from Odocoileus virginianus isolate 20LAN1187 ecotype Illinois chromosome 33, Ovbor_1.2, whole genome shotgun sequence harbors:
- the CACNG3 gene encoding voltage-dependent calcium channel gamma-3 subunit, with the protein product MRMCDRGVQMLITTVGAFAAFSLMTIAVGTDYWLYSRGVCRTKSTSDNETSRKNEEVMTHSGLWRTCCLEGAFRGVCKKIDHFPEDADYEQDTAEYLLRAVRASSVFPILSVTLLFFGGLCVAASEFHRSRHNVILSAGIFFVSAGLSNIIGIIVYISANAGDPGQRDSKKSYSYGWSFYFGAFSFIIAEIVGVVAVHIYIEKHQQLRAKSHSELLKKSTFARLPPYRYRFRRRSSSRSTEPRSRDLSPISKGFHTIPSTDISMFTLSRDPSKITMGTLLNSDRDHAFLQFHNSTPKEFKESLHNNPANRRTTPV